Proteins from one Rosa chinensis cultivar Old Blush chromosome 7, RchiOBHm-V2, whole genome shotgun sequence genomic window:
- the LOC112180451 gene encoding LOW QUALITY PROTEIN: pentatricopeptide repeat-containing protein At4g19440, chloroplastic (The sequence of the model RefSeq protein was modified relative to this genomic sequence to represent the inferred CDS: inserted 4 bases in 3 codons; substituted 4 bases at 4 genomic stop codons) produces the protein MQFSMDLRRLPISKPASLFYPITRPLTXMTLTFQRLHDPPKPPLLQPPSPPRPPNPVLLNWVSSILSNPSLDSSKCESLMPLLSPHEFDQLFYSIRSNVNPKTVLHFFHFASQSFKFRFTVRSFCVLVHLLIASNLGPPARFLLIRLIDGNVPVLCADPNSKHIEIAVAMSELNNASQPALGIQALDILIYAYCTQFKNLGFGYAVDVFEHFSDKGVLPSLKTCNVLLSSLVKANELKKSYHVFEVMTRGVCPNVFLFTTAINAFCKGGKVDDAIAVFSKIESIGVAPNVVTYNSVIHGLCKSRRLEAAFQFKEKMVKNNVKPSLITYSVLINGLIKLEKFYXANCVFKEMRSWGFVPNEVVYKTLINGCCTMGNIGEALEVRDDIVSNGVTPNSVTLNSLLHGFCKSNQFEHAEQFLDKMLASGLPVSQVVSYSVIDWLCMKSRFDSALRFTTEMLLRNFRPSDSLLTTLFVGLCKDGKNLEAIELWFRLSEKGFAANTATTNSLIHRLCEFGSIKEVVRLLKAMLERGLALDKFSYNTLILSCCKEGRVAQGFKFREEMSKQGIDPDINTYNMLLHSLCSMGKVDDAVKFWVECENHGLVANVYTYEVMMEGYCNSGRIKDAELLFSKLVTKKVEPNSVVYNTLISAYCIDGNMIGALGLFHDMKNNGIQPTYATYFSLINRLCNIGHVEDAKELIDEMRRNGLVANVACYAEVICGYCKLGQMDKARSIFLEMSXYNIQPNEITYTVMMDGYCKLGNMEEKNILQCEMAKKGIVPDAVTXTXFCKHRKVEYAFEXCDXLSGKDVPLDGITYATCIDSLYQPNRCEYQESYGSMQKFYCMELYILFVIQSLFLELEAPMYVGGWKLE, from the exons ATGCAATTCTCAATGGATTTGAGAAGGCTTCCGATCTCCAAACCTGCTTCTCTCTTCTATCCAATCACACGCCCCTTAA GCATGACATTGACCTTCCAACGCCTCCACGACCCTCCCAAGCCGCCACTGTTACAGCCTCCGAGTCCACCACGGCCTCCCAATCCGGTTTTGCTCAACTGGGTATCTTCTATTCTCTCAAACCCATCTTTGGATTCTTCTAAATGTGAATCTCTCATGCCCCTTTTGTCCCCTCATGAATTTGATCAGTTATTCTACTCCATTAGGTCCAATGTGAACCCCAAAACAGtccttcatttctttcattttgcttCTCAATCCTTTAAGTTTCGGTTTACTGTTCGATCTTTCTGTGTTTTGGTTCATTTGCTCATTGCTTCAAATCTTGGGCCTCCTGCGAGGTTTCTTTTGATTCGTTTGATTGATGGGAATGTCCCAGTTTTGTGTGCTGACCCCAACAGCAAGCATATTGAGATAGCCGTGGCAATGTCGGAGTTGAACAATGCGTCCCAACCGGCTCTGGGGATTCAGGCATTGGATATATTAATTTATGCTTACTGTACCCAGTTCAAGAATTTGGGTTTTGGTTATGCTGTTGATGTGTTTGAGCATTTTTCGGATAAGGGTGTGCTTCCGTCTTTGAAGACTTGTAATGTTTTGCTGAGTTCTTTAGTGAAGGCTAACGAACTTAAGAAGAGCTATCATGTATTTGAAGTTATGACTCGAGGTGTTTGTCCTAATGTTTTCTTGTTTACTACTGCAATTAATGCGTTTTGCAAGGGAGGGAAGGTGGATGATGCAATAGCTGTGTTCTCAAAAATTGAGAGCATTGGTGTTGCTCCAAATGTGGTAACGTACAATAGCGTTATCCACGGGCTATGTAAGAGTAGAAGATTAGAGGCGGCTTTCCAGTTTAAGGAGAAGATGGTAAAGAATAATGTGAAGCCGAGTCTTATAACATACAGTGTGCTCATTAATGGTTTGATTAAGCTGGAGAAGTTTTATTAGGCAAATTGTGTTTTCAAGGAAATGCGTAGTTGGGGGTTTGTCCCGAATGAAGTTGTATATAAAACTCTCATTAATGGGTGTTGTACAATGGGAAATATTGGCGAGGCACTCGAGGTAAGGGATGATATAGTATCGAATGGGGTTACCCCTAATTCTGTTACTCTGAATTCGCTACTGCATGGATTTTGTAAAAGTAATCAATTTGAGCATGCTGAGCAATTTTTGGACAAGATGCTAGCCAGTGGTTTACCAGTCAGCCAAGTTGTTTCTTACTCAGTCATTGACTGGTTATGCATGAAATCTAGGTTTGATTCTGCACTAAGATTCACTACCGAAATGTTATTAAGAAACTTTAGGCCCAGTGATAGTTTGCTTACTACATTGTTTGTTGGGCTGTGCAAAGATGGGAAGAATTTAGAGGCAATCGAACTTTGGTTTAGGCTATCGGAGAAGGGGTTTGCAGCCAACACAGCGACCACAAATTCTCTAATCCATAGACTTTGTGAATTTGGTAGCATCAAAGAAGTTGTTAGGCTACTCAAGGCAATGCTTGAGAGGGGTTTGGCATTGGATAAGTTCTCATACAACACACTCATCTTAAGTTGTTGCAAGGAGGGAAGAGTGGCACAAGGTTTTAAGTTTAGAGAAGAGATGTCTAAGCAAGGAATTGATCCTGACATCAACACTTACAATATGCTATTGCATAGTCTATGTAGTATGGGCAAAGTGGACGATGCTGTTAAATTTTGGGTTGAATGCGAAAATCATGGTCTTGTGGCCAACGTTTATACATATGAGGTGATGATGGAAGGATACTGTAACTCTGGTAGAATCAAAGATGCTGAACTCCTGTTTAGTAAGTTGGTGACTAAGAAAGTGGAGCCAAATTCCGTTGTTTATAATACACTAATCAGTGCATATTGTATAGATGGGAATATGATTGGAGCTCTTGGCCTATTCCATGACATGAAAAACAATGGCATTCAACCAACTTATGCCACATATTTTTCTCTTATAAATAGGCTATGCAACATTGGCCATGTCGAGGATGCAAAAGAGCTCATTGATGAAATGAGGAGGAATGGTTTGGTGGCAAATGTCGCTTGTTATGCTGAAGTgatttgtggttattgtaagCTAGGCCAAATGGATAAAGCGAGGAGTATTTTTCTAGAGATGT CATATAACATACAACCGAATGAAATTACATATACTGTCATGATGGATGGGTATTGTAAGCTAGGCAACatggaagaaaaaaatatacttCAATGTGAGATGGCAAAAAAGGGAATTGTCCCAGATGCAGTCACTTAGACCTAGTTTTGCAAGCACAGGAAAGTGGAATATGCTTTTGAATAATGTGA CTTGTCTGGTAAAGATGTACCTCTAGATGGAATCACTTATGCAACATGTATTGACAGCTTGTATCAGCCCAATAGATGTGAATATCAGGAATCATATGGAAGCATGCAAAAG TTCTATTGCATGGAactatatattctttttgttattCAATCTCTTTTTCTGGAGTTAGAAGCCCCTATGTATGTTGGTGGTTGGAAGCTAGAGTAA
- the LOC121050642 gene encoding uncharacterized protein LOC121050642, whose translation MEAVHKIYKPLYEILRIVDTEIQPTMPILYDMFERVKQQISQMRGKKWVLKIINDRWDNTLSQPLHAAAHFLNPNFHYRHDVGYSLHFTNSLAIVVEQFNINGEIADTFVDEIVCFRDAKESFGSTIARKTRETRNTADWWTQCGYSAPNMQKIAMRVLAQTASSSACERNWSTFAIIHTKQRNRLAYQKLEKIVYYYYNMKLRLRDKQAKNNVFAIAV comes from the exons ATGGAAGCAGTCCATAAAATTTATAAGCCATTGTATGAGATTCTTCGAATTGTTGACACAGAAATTCAGCCAACCATGCCCATATTATATGATATGTTTGAAAGAGTGAAACAACAAATATCACAGATGAGAGGAAAGAAATGGGTGCTTAAAATCATCAATGATCGATGGGATAACACATTAAGTCAACCATTGCATGCAGCAG CACATTTCTTAAACCCAAATTTTCATTATCGACATGATGTTGGTTATAGCCTACATTTCACAAACTCTCTGGCAATAGTTGTCGAACAATTTAACATAAATGGAGAAATTGCGGATACATTTGTGGATGAG ATTGTATGCTTTAGAGATGCAAAGGAATCATTTGGGTCAACCAtagcaagaaaaacaagagaaaccagaaatacag CTGATTGGTGGACACAATGTGGGTATTCTGCACCAAACATGCAGAAAATTGCAATGCGTGTTTTGGCAcaaacggcttcttcttctgcgtgtgagagaaattggagtacATTTGCTATTATTCATACCAAGCAAAGGAACCGTTTGGCATATCAGAAGTTGGAAAAGATTGTATACTACTACTACAACATGAAGCTGCGGCTGCGAGATAAACAAGCAAAgaataatgtg TTTGCAATTGCAGTTTAA
- the LOC112180810 gene encoding coniferyl alcohol acyltransferase translates to MELEAAEFEVNFTRKFVVKASNPLVKPHILTLSNLDLLSGRFPVSYFYFYPSKPDANINIIESLKSSLAKTLNYYYPFAGQIVLNPNTNEPEIMCDNSGALVLEAQANIPLNTLNFYDLDQSLRGNKLVSIHPDFPLQIQVTYYTCGGVSITFTFDHALGDASSFGKFLLSWSEMARNKPISCLPDHQRNLRISARNPPRYHSSLDQSFVKCTMEEIMNIPTPKPLVKRLYFINNSSINQLQSQACRNGTKRTKIEAVSAYVWKTMVKANIISTSTNKTHTAMCKMGWLVDGRSRLHKRDQNPNSNMSNYIGNVLSLAFGEASVDELKKGSISDVADIVREAISKVTNEEHFLDLIDWIQCHRPGLMLSKIVLGQGGVPALVLSSGRMFPVAELDFGFGSPVLGTVCSTIERIGVAYMNQRPSAKGDGSWTVSCILWPELAAALEFDSIFQPMTAGYLQLQS, encoded by the coding sequence ATGGAACTTGAGGCTGCTGAATTTGAGGTGAACTTCACCAGAAAATTCGTTGTCAAAGCTTCAAATCCCTTGGTGAAGCCTCATATCCTCACTCTCTCAAACTTAGACTTGCTCTCAGGCCGCTTTCCAGTCTCATACTTCTATTTCTATCCCAGCAAGCCAGATGCCAACATTAATATCATAGAATCCCTCAAGAGCTCCCTAGCCAAAACCCTCAATTATTACTACCCATTTGCTGGTCAGATTGTCCTAAATCCAAATACCAACGAACCCGAAATCATGTGTGACAATAGCGGAGCTCTAGTTCTTGAAGCTCAAGCTAACATTCCTTTAAACACATTAAACTTCTATGATCTTGATCAGTCTCTTCGAGGGAACAAGCTAGTCTCCATCCACCCCGACTTTCCTCTACAAATCCAAGTCACATATTACACTTGTGGGGGTGTTTCGATCACATTCACTTTTGACCATGCACTTGGGGATGCTAGTAGCTTTGGTAAATTCCTCCTTTCGTGGTCCGAAATGGCCCGAAACAAGCCAATCTCCTGCTTACCGGATCACCAGAGAAACCTCCGAATCAGTGCACGCAACCCTCCTAGGTACCACTCCTCCTTGGACCAAAGTTTTGTCAAGTGCACCATGGAAGAGATCATGAATATCCCAACACCCAAACCCTTGGTTAAGCGGCTTTATTTCATCAATAATTCGAGCATTAATCAGCTGCAAAGTCAAGCATGTAGAAATGGTACGAAGAGAACAAAAATTGAGGCAGTCTCGGCTTATGTATGGAAAACTATGGTCAAAGCCAATATCATCAGTACCAGCACTAACAAAACCCATACTGCAATGTGTAAGATGGGCTGGTTAGTGGATGGACGATCTAGATTGCATAAAAGAGATCAAAATCCCAATTCCAATATGTCAAATTACATTGGGAATGTGTTGTCTTTGGCTTTTGGAGAGGCAAGTGTGGATGAGTTGAAGAAGGGTTCTATATCAGATGTTGCTGACATAGTGCGTGAGGCAATTTCCAAAGTAACAAATGAGGAACATTTCttggatttgattgattggATTCAGTGCCACAGGCCAGGATTAATGCTATCCAAGATTGTGCTAGGACAAGGAGGAGTGCCGGCACTTGTTTTGTCATCGGGGAGAATGTTTCCAGTTGCTGAATTGGACTTCGGATTTGGGAGTCCGGTGCTTGGGACGGTCTGTTCAACTATTGAGAGGATTGGAGTGGCTTACATGAACCAAAGGCCAAGTGCAAAGGGTGATGGTTCTTGGACTGTTTCATGTATCTTATGGCCAGAATTAGCAGCTGCTTTAGAATTTGACTCCATTTTTCAGCCCATGACTGCAGGCTATCTACAACTTCAATCCTAG